The genomic segment agataacttaataaaaaataaattaaaaatattataaagtttaattcttcataaaccatcttatttttttaaggataaaattgaatttaaaaaaattttaaggaaagaaaaaaaaaatattattccattttgtttttttgctaataaaagtttcaacttcttttttctctttttttcccattttacGTTTCTGGTATGTGCTGGGCTGGGCTAGCAGAACAggtatgaaattaaatttcctGTCGTGACCAGTGAACCCCCCTCCGGACCCGATTTTGATTCTCTAAAAAAGGCAAATTATATTTCTTGTCCTTTTAGATTTATGAACGTTACACTTCTACCTATATATAGTTTAGACCTTCACAAAACtacttttatatttcttaaaaagtttcaatttgtcCTTTATTATTAAATAGCTAACGGGACTTTAttctttctcatatttttattttattttttaataattgttttcttatttttactcTCAAATTGCTATAGATGCTGGTACATAGTAAAAAAGCTTAAGTTTCtaagaagaaactaaaaaaaaaagagtggaatATTTAATTATAGGGATAACATGAGATTGTTTTGGAAATTACAAGGATAAAATcagagaaaatattaaattataggggccaaatcaaattttgatgaaTCTATATCGTCAAAAGCGAAGTTTACTATTGTTAAAAAGATTACCACATTTTTCGGGCTATCAGACTTCCCTTCCTCCCCTCTCCAACAACGAAAGTCCAACGCGCAAGGTTTCAACCCTAAcccaccctctctctctctcgctccaATGGCAGCGGAGCAAGATGACACCGTATTCGACCAAGATCTCGAGGTTGACGACGAAGATGAAGATGATCAATCTTCTCAATCTCAAAACGACGATCTTGAAGACGACCTTGAAATCGAAAACGATGACACCTTGCCCGAAAACGATGACGTCTTATCCGAAGAATTACTCGAAGACGATGATACCTCCACTTCCGCCGCCGTCCCCACTGCCATCCCCGCCGTCACCATCGCTTCCATCCCTGCTGTCACAACCACCACCACAGCAGTGGCCTCTGATTCCACACCCGATGTATTGAAACGACAACGCGTTCCCCCTGAAACGACAATCATCCCCTCTCAAGACTCGAAGAAACCGCAATTCGATGACACCAGGCGGTTATTTCAACGATTATGGACcgatgaagatgaaattgaacTACTTCAAGGGTTCTTAGATTACACAACGACAAAAGGTACTGTTAATAATCACCATAACGACACCGCTTTATTCTATGATCAAATCAAGTCGAAACTCCAGCTCGATTTTAACAAGAACCAGCTTGTTGAGAAACTACGTCGTTTAAAGAAGAAGTATCGTAATGTTCTGAATAAGATAAATTCTGGCAAAGATTTTTGCTTTAAATCCCCACATGATCAGGCTACTTTTGAGATTTCGAGGAAGATCTGGAGTTCTACGGGAAAAATCGCGGGTTTTGGTAGTGAAGATGGGCACAAtttggatgatgatgatggaggaaaccctaaccctaacctcAATAACCATAATGTGATGATGGATGCTGATGTTGCTGTTAAAATTGAGGATCAAAGGTCTACTCCTAGATCAAGAAAACGGTCGCGGTCGCGACCAGTTGCTGGTGTTAGAACGGAGGAGAAGCGTGTGTTGATGAATGATGGGTTCGTGGGGAATGAGACTAATGTTAATGGGGGTGGGAGTGGGAACGGAAATTTGTCGAGTGTGATCGAGGAGACAATGAGGAGTTGTTTGTCGCCTTTGTTTAAGGAGTTGTTGAGCAACATGGCCGGAGCAGGGATGGGTGGTGTTGGTAGAGGGGTTGGGGGATTGGCAATGAATGCGATGCCATTGAGTTTTGGAGTAGGGGATGTAATGATGATGGATGAGAAGTGGAGGAAGCAGCATATATTGGAGTTGGAGGTTTATTCCAAGCGGCTGGAGTTGGTGCAGGATCAGATTAGAGCACAATTGGATGAGTTGCGGTCTATGGGTGTTTAGTTTGTTGATGATGGTACTGTAGGAATCAAGGAGATTTTTCCTTTGGTTATTGATTTAGTGTAGGGGAagtcactttttttcttttcgggTTTTTCTGGGGATTCCTTTGTCGCTAGTCTTTTTTAACTTTGATAAGATAGTCaatgaataatgattttctaatttgtttagtGGTTCATAGTTTGTTCTTCTGTAGATATGGTTTGATGCATAATTGGAATGACTTTTTAGAATAAAAGATACAGGTTTTATTTCACCGTGAGCATTCATTTTGTTCTGGGTTTTTGTTGTGGTTTTCTTCGTGACATTGTTTTTAGAATCCCTTTTTGTGACAAAATATACCACTTGCCTGTATCTCTATTAAGCTTAAGATGAAACTGTAGGAATCAAGGTTGTCTCTTTTGGGCCAGTATCTTTTCTTATATTCAAGGGAATTAATAGAAGCGTAAGATagtgttagaaaaaaaagaaaaaagaggaggtACCTCCCATGAGTTGAAACTGTATCTCTATCAAGCTTCACTGTTGTGCTTGAATGGAAAATGGCAGCATCCATGGTTTATTTCATATTGTGGAGTTCCTTTCCCTTGTCTCCATCAGCCGGAATTCTCTTAATTTGCTTCCAGAAGGCCTATCAGTGATGGTGCTGGAATTTGTCTTACTGCTATTGCAAGTGGCAATGGCTTACATGATTGTTGGGTCACTCAAAGAATTGGATATTGCTGCTAGATTGTGATCAAATTGCCTGAACCTGTTTTGAAATTCCGTGACTTGAGCCAGCCCACTAATCTTATGCTCGCAGTTGGATTGTTGAGGATGTCTTTGTGGATTTAAGTTGTGATGGGAGCTTTGAATATCTACTTTCCTCCTTTGATCATTATATCATTGTTGTTAAGCTTGGCTTGGACTGTAGAAGTTGTGAGGAATATCTTTGATTAGACAGTTCGTTCGGTAATTGCTCTGTATTATCTTCGAGGAAGCAATCCAGTGCTCAATTTTGCTCCAAAAGTGCTTTAACTTGAAATCTTGGAAGTGCTTGTTTAGGGTCAATTGTGCCTGCCATTTAAGCATTGAGAAACCTCACTCGGGGTTTGAAGAATTTGTTAGAGGGAGAGGATGAATTCATGTTTTCTTGTGCACATTGCTGTCTTGGTGTTATGGAGTCTATCTTCAGATACGGCAATGGCTGAGCCTTTGTACAGGTAATCTCTCTAAAACCGACCCCATAGATTTTACTTATCTTTTGCAGTGTTTTATGGAAGAAACATTTTTACATCGAatttctccttttctatttatatttatattttttgaaaaataaatcttaaaaaataactaataatacACTACTAGTTATTTTCTAGGCACAGTAACTATTCTATAAC from the Populus nigra chromosome 1, ddPopNigr1.1, whole genome shotgun sequence genome contains:
- the LOC133683465 gene encoding probable transcription factor At3g04930; translated protein: MAAEQDDTVFDQDLEVDDEDEDDQSSQSQNDDLEDDLEIENDDTLPENDDVLSEELLEDDDTSTSAAVPTAIPAVTIASIPAVTTTTTAVASDSTPDVLKRQRVPPETTIIPSQDSKKPQFDDTRRLFQRLWTDEDEIELLQGFLDYTTTKGTVNNHHNDTALFYDQIKSKLQLDFNKNQLVEKLRRLKKKYRNVLNKINSGKDFCFKSPHDQATFEISRKIWSSTGKIAGFGSEDGHNLDDDDGGNPNPNLNNHNVMMDADVAVKIEDQRSTPRSRKRSRSRPVAGVRTEEKRVLMNDGFVGNETNVNGGGSGNGNLSSVIEETMRSCLSPLFKELLSNMAGAGMGGVGRGVGGLAMNAMPLSFGVGDVMMMDEKWRKQHILELEVYSKRLELVQDQIRAQLDELRSMGV